One Pseudonocardia sediminis DNA window includes the following coding sequences:
- a CDS encoding amino acid permease codes for MAKPDVPTEVQNHQQDFSHEEEGYSKGLGKRQLQMIAIGGAIGTGLFLGAGGRLASAGPALAVVYAICGFFVFLILRALGELVLHRPSSGSFVSYAREFFGEKAAFVAGWLYFLNWAFTSIVDTTAIALYMKYWGTFSSVPQWSIALVALVVVLGANLVSVKLFGELEFWFAMVKVIALVAFLVVGTIFLAARFPINGQETGFSVITDNGGFLPTGLLPVVVITQGVVFAYAATELVGTAAGETQNPEKVMPRAVNSVIARIALFYVGSLVLLALLLPYTAYEEGTSPFVTFFASIGVPGAGTLMNLVVLTAALSSLNAGLYSTGRILRSMAMNGSAPKFTGRMNAQGVPYGGIALTAIITLIGVGLNAVVPDQAFEIVLNIASIGILASWATIVLCQMRFVKLTRAGVLQRPSFQLPFSPYTGGAVLVFLFVVLVLMGFDYPVGTYTVAAIPLLALMLVVGWYAVRGRVMAAANERMGFTGEYPLKANRPNRDDRRDG; via the coding sequence GTGGCGAAGCCCGATGTGCCGACCGAGGTGCAGAACCACCAGCAGGACTTCTCCCACGAGGAGGAGGGCTACAGCAAGGGGCTCGGCAAGCGCCAGCTCCAGATGATCGCCATCGGGGGCGCGATCGGCACCGGTCTGTTCCTCGGTGCCGGTGGCCGGCTGGCGTCGGCGGGACCGGCGCTGGCCGTCGTCTACGCGATCTGCGGGTTCTTCGTCTTCCTGATCCTGCGGGCGCTCGGGGAGCTGGTGCTGCACCGGCCGTCGTCGGGGTCGTTCGTCTCCTACGCCCGGGAGTTCTTCGGCGAGAAGGCCGCGTTCGTCGCGGGCTGGCTCTACTTCCTGAACTGGGCGTTCACCTCGATCGTCGACACCACCGCGATCGCGCTCTACATGAAGTACTGGGGCACGTTCTCCTCGGTGCCGCAGTGGTCGATCGCGCTGGTCGCCCTCGTCGTGGTGCTCGGGGCGAACCTGGTCTCGGTGAAGCTGTTCGGTGAGCTGGAGTTCTGGTTCGCCATGGTCAAGGTGATCGCGCTGGTCGCGTTCCTGGTCGTCGGGACGATCTTCCTGGCCGCCCGGTTCCCGATCAACGGCCAGGAGACCGGCTTCTCGGTGATCACCGACAACGGTGGTTTCCTGCCGACCGGGCTGCTGCCGGTCGTCGTCATCACCCAGGGCGTCGTGTTCGCCTACGCCGCGACCGAGCTGGTCGGCACGGCGGCGGGGGAGACGCAGAACCCGGAGAAGGTGATGCCGCGGGCGGTGAACTCGGTGATCGCCCGGATCGCGCTGTTCTACGTCGGCTCGCTGGTCCTGCTCGCGCTGCTGCTCCCCTACACCGCCTACGAGGAGGGCACGAGCCCGTTCGTCACGTTCTTCGCCAGCATCGGGGTCCCCGGGGCCGGCACGCTGATGAACCTGGTCGTGCTCACCGCGGCGCTGTCCAGCCTCAACGCCGGGCTCTACTCGACCGGTCGGATCCTGCGGTCGATGGCGATGAACGGCTCCGCACCGAAGTTCACCGGGCGGATGAACGCCCAGGGCGTGCCCTACGGCGGCATCGCGCTCACCGCGATCATCACGCTGATCGGCGTCGGGCTGAACGCCGTCGTGCCCGACCAGGCGTTCGAGATCGTGCTGAACATCGCCTCGATCGGCATCCTGGCCAGCTGGGCGACGATCGTGCTCTGCCAGATGCGGTTCGTGAAGCTGACCCGGGCCGGGGTCCTGCAGCGGCCGAGCTTCCAGCTGCCGTTCTCGCCCTACACCGGCGGGGCGGTACTGGTGTTCCTGTTCGTCGTGCTGGTGCTGATGGGGTTCGACTACCCGGTGGGGACCTACACCGTCGCGGCGATCCCGCTGCTGGCGCTGATGCTCGTGGTCGGCTGGTACGCCGTCCGCGGGCGGGTCATGGCGGCGGCGAACGAGCGGATGGGCTTCACCGGGGAGTACCCGCTTAAGGCCAACCGACCCAACCGCGACGACCGTCGCGACGGCTGA
- a CDS encoding GNAT family N-acetyltransferase, which translates to MAQNSSSIPDPSTGGDPTTWESGGRRLRVRVADERDVEGLAALRRQWLEERAGRPVPDPGFEEAFAQWWRVEQPRRAFWVAEVGSERAGHTPVGSINVVETVHMPRPGGRAARAGQVGNAFVLASFAEAGVPRALLTAVITHARDRAYRRLILAPTAGSAAFYRRAGFTPAGESLLVLDPHVVLGD; encoded by the coding sequence GTGGCGCAGAACTCCTCCTCCATCCCCGACCCGTCCACGGGCGGCGACCCGACGACCTGGGAGTCCGGCGGGCGCCGCCTGCGTGTCCGCGTGGCCGACGAACGCGACGTCGAAGGCCTGGCCGCGCTGCGCCGTCAGTGGCTCGAGGAGCGGGCCGGACGTCCCGTGCCCGACCCCGGGTTCGAGGAGGCGTTCGCGCAGTGGTGGCGGGTCGAGCAGCCGCGCCGCGCGTTCTGGGTCGCCGAGGTCGGCAGCGAACGGGCCGGGCACACCCCGGTCGGGTCGATCAACGTCGTGGAGACCGTGCACATGCCGCGCCCGGGCGGTCGCGCCGCCCGGGCCGGGCAGGTCGGCAACGCGTTCGTGCTCGCCTCCTTCGCCGAGGCAGGGGTCCCGCGGGCCCTGCTCACCGCCGTCATCACGCACGCCCGCGACCGTGCCTACCGCCGCCTGATCCTCGCCCCGACGGCCGGGAGCGCGGCCTTCTACCGGCGCGCCGGGTTCACCCCGGCCGGGGAGTCCCTGCTGGTGCTGGATCCACACGTGGTCCTGGGGGACTAG
- a CDS encoding TIGR03960 family B12-binding radical SAM protein — translation MSASVFPALEALLPQVSKPVQYVGGEGNSQIKDWDAATVRWALLYPDAYEVGLPNQGVQILYEVLNERADALAERCYSVWPDLEAKMRDAGVPAFTVDSHRPVGAFDVLGVSFSTELGYTNLLTTLDLAGTPLHAADRDETHPVVVAGGHAAFNPEPVSDFVDVAALGDGEDVVGDITDVVAAWKREGRPGGRRELLLRLAATPGCYVPVLYDVTYGDDGAITAVTPVDERVPATVQKRTTIELDEWPYPKAPLVPLAETVHERASVEIFRGCTRGCRFCQAGMITRPVRERSLQGIGEMVDSSVRASGFDEVGLLSLSSADHSEIAEITKGLADRYEGSNTSLSLPSTRVDAFNIDLAKEISRNGRRSGLTFAPEGGSERIRRVINKMVSEEDLIRTVSEAFAQGWRQVKLYFMVGLPTEEDEDVLEIAGMAHRVIKAGREASGRNDVRCTISIGGFVPKPHTPFQWAAQCHPDVVDDRLRKLRAAVNTDRKIGRNIGMRYHDGQPSLIEGLLARGDRRVGAVIERVWREGGRFDGWSEHFSYERWCGAAAAELEPKGVSLAWFTTRDRGRDEVLPWDHLDSGLERDWLWDDWQEALEGREQDDCRWTPCFDCGVCPSTGTDIEVGPSGTTLIPLSVVNPTAQADLPAQG, via the coding sequence GTGAGTGCCTCCGTGTTTCCCGCCCTGGAAGCCCTGCTGCCGCAGGTGTCCAAACCCGTGCAGTATGTCGGCGGTGAGGGGAACTCCCAGATCAAGGACTGGGACGCCGCGACCGTCCGGTGGGCCCTGCTCTACCCGGACGCCTACGAGGTCGGTCTGCCCAACCAGGGCGTCCAGATCCTCTACGAGGTCCTGAACGAGCGCGCCGACGCCCTGGCCGAGCGCTGCTACTCGGTGTGGCCGGACCTCGAGGCCAAGATGCGCGACGCGGGCGTCCCGGCGTTCACCGTCGACTCGCACCGTCCCGTCGGGGCCTTCGACGTCCTCGGCGTCTCCTTCTCCACCGAGCTCGGCTACACGAACCTGCTCACGACGCTGGACCTGGCCGGGACCCCGCTGCACGCCGCCGACCGCGACGAGACGCACCCGGTCGTCGTCGCCGGCGGGCACGCCGCGTTCAACCCGGAGCCGGTCTCGGACTTCGTCGACGTGGCCGCCCTCGGTGACGGCGAGGATGTCGTCGGCGACATCACCGACGTCGTCGCCGCGTGGAAGCGCGAGGGACGCCCCGGCGGGCGCCGCGAGCTGCTGCTGCGCCTGGCCGCGACGCCGGGCTGCTACGTGCCCGTCCTCTACGACGTCACCTACGGCGACGACGGCGCGATCACGGCCGTCACCCCCGTCGACGAGCGGGTGCCGGCGACGGTGCAGAAGCGCACCACGATCGAGCTCGACGAGTGGCCCTACCCGAAGGCGCCGCTGGTCCCGCTGGCCGAGACCGTGCACGAGCGGGCCAGCGTCGAGATCTTCCGTGGCTGCACCCGCGGCTGCCGGTTCTGCCAGGCCGGGATGATCACCCGTCCGGTCCGCGAACGGTCCCTGCAGGGGATCGGCGAGATGGTGGACAGCTCGGTGCGGGCCTCCGGCTTCGACGAGGTCGGCCTGCTGTCCCTGTCGAGCGCGGACCACTCCGAGATCGCCGAGATCACCAAGGGCCTCGCCGACCGCTACGAGGGCTCGAACACCTCGCTGAGCCTGCCCTCGACGCGGGTCGACGCGTTCAACATCGACCTGGCCAAGGAGATCTCGCGCAACGGCCGCCGCTCGGGGCTGACGTTCGCCCCCGAGGGCGGCTCCGAGCGGATCCGCCGGGTGATCAACAAGATGGTCTCCGAGGAGGACCTGATCCGGACCGTCTCCGAGGCGTTCGCGCAGGGATGGCGGCAGGTCAAGCTCTACTTCATGGTCGGCCTGCCGACCGAGGAGGACGAGGACGTCCTGGAGATCGCCGGGATGGCGCACCGGGTGATCAAGGCCGGTCGCGAGGCGTCCGGGCGCAATGACGTCCGGTGCACGATCTCCATCGGCGGGTTCGTGCCCAAGCCGCACACCCCGTTCCAGTGGGCCGCGCAGTGCCACCCCGACGTCGTCGACGATCGGCTGCGCAAGCTGCGCGCGGCCGTCAACACCGACCGCAAGATCGGCCGCAACATCGGCATGCGCTACCACGATGGGCAGCCCTCGCTGATCGAGGGACTGCTCGCTCGCGGCGACCGCCGGGTCGGCGCGGTCATCGAGCGGGTGTGGCGCGAGGGCGGCCGCTTCGACGGCTGGTCCGAGCACTTCTCCTACGAGCGCTGGTGCGGCGCCGCCGCGGCCGAGCTGGAGCCGAAGGGCGTCTCGCTGGCCTGGTTCACCACCCGCGACCGCGGGCGCGACGAGGTCCTGCCCTGGGACCACCTCGACTCCGGCCTGGAGCGCGACTGGCTCTGGGACGACTGGCAGGAGGCTCTCGAGGGCCGCGAGCAGGACGACTGCCGCTGGACCCCGTGCTTCGACTGCGGCGTGTGCCCGTCCACCGGCACCGACATCGAGGTGGGGCCGAGCGGCACCACGCTGATCCCGCTGAGCGTCGTGAACCCGACCGCCCAGGCGGACCTCCCCGCGCAGGGCTGA
- a CDS encoding ABC transporter permease, with translation MSRAGVRREAPAIWRLLPAGSYAGRSSALLLRSATASKRAWLAFASGFFEPVFYLVAMGQGLGSLVGALPGPDGTPISYAAFIAPGLLAASAMNGAVFDSTFNVFFKLRYVRLYDAMLATPLGPVDVALGEIGWALVRGGLYALGFLAVMAGFGLLTSPWALLALPAALIVACAFAAVGMAATSYMRSWQDFDLVTLVILPMFLFSTTFYPLSVYPRWLQIVVEVLPLYHAVELMRGLTTGVVGPGLLGHLAYFLVMGAVGVVLAARRLDALLLR, from the coding sequence GTGAGCCGGGCGGGCGTGCGCCGGGAGGCGCCGGCGATCTGGCGGCTGCTGCCGGCGGGAAGCTACGCCGGGCGGTCGAGCGCGCTGCTCCTGCGCTCGGCGACGGCGTCGAAGCGGGCCTGGCTGGCGTTCGCGTCCGGGTTCTTCGAGCCGGTGTTCTACCTGGTCGCCATGGGTCAAGGGCTGGGGTCGCTGGTCGGCGCGCTGCCCGGCCCGGACGGGACGCCGATCAGCTACGCGGCGTTCATCGCGCCGGGCCTGCTCGCGGCGTCGGCGATGAACGGTGCGGTGTTCGACTCGACCTTCAACGTGTTCTTCAAGCTGCGCTACGTCCGCCTCTACGACGCGATGCTGGCCACCCCGCTCGGTCCGGTCGACGTCGCGCTCGGCGAGATCGGATGGGCGCTGGTCCGCGGCGGGCTCTACGCGCTGGGGTTCCTCGCCGTGATGGCCGGGTTCGGGCTGCTCACCTCGCCGTGGGCACTGCTCGCGCTGCCGGCGGCGCTGATCGTGGCGTGCGCGTTCGCCGCGGTCGGGATGGCGGCGACGTCCTACATGCGCTCCTGGCAGGACTTCGACCTGGTCACGCTCGTGATCCTGCCGATGTTCCTGTTCTCGACGACGTTCTACCCGCTCTCGGTCTACCCGCGGTGGCTGCAGATCGTGGTGGAGGTGCTGCCGCTCTACCACGCCGTCGAGCTGATGCGCGGGCTCACGACGGGCGTGGTCGGGCCCGGCCTGCTGGGGCACCTGGCGTACTTCCTGGTGATGGGCGCCGTCGGGGTGGTGCTGGCCGCGCGACGCCTGGATGCACTGCTGCTGAGGTGA
- a CDS encoding ABC transporter permease, producing the protein MSTLAPPGYGRGIALVVEHFWTWYRRNWRASVVSSVLQPLLFLLAFGVGFGSLVDARAAGAVGGVSYLVWLAPALLAVSAVQSAAFESTYPVLSGFKWQRIYLAMTAGPISPGQVALGHLGWVAVKLAGTGAVFTVVVALLGGAGGPGIVVALLVAVLTGSAVAALITAFAATVQTDGGAFNAIFRFVIIPMTLFSGTFFPVDRLPGWVQPLAWVSPLWHGTELARAAAVGGTTTTVAVVGHLAYLLVLLVVGTVLAMRLFTRRLAR; encoded by the coding sequence GTGAGCACGCTCGCGCCGCCCGGGTACGGGCGGGGGATCGCGCTGGTCGTCGAGCACTTCTGGACCTGGTACCGCCGCAACTGGCGGGCCAGCGTCGTGTCCTCGGTGCTGCAGCCGCTGCTGTTCCTGCTCGCGTTCGGGGTGGGCTTCGGGTCACTGGTCGACGCGCGCGCGGCCGGCGCCGTCGGCGGGGTGTCCTACCTCGTGTGGCTTGCCCCGGCACTGCTGGCGGTCTCGGCGGTGCAGAGTGCGGCGTTCGAGTCGACCTACCCGGTGCTCTCGGGGTTCAAGTGGCAGCGGATCTACCTCGCGATGACCGCCGGCCCGATCTCGCCGGGGCAGGTCGCGCTCGGGCACCTGGGCTGGGTGGCGGTCAAGCTCGCCGGCACCGGCGCGGTGTTCACCGTGGTCGTGGCGCTGCTGGGCGGGGCCGGTGGCCCGGGGATCGTCGTCGCGCTGCTGGTCGCGGTGCTGACCGGCTCGGCCGTGGCCGCGCTGATCACCGCGTTCGCGGCCACCGTGCAGACCGACGGCGGGGCGTTCAACGCGATCTTCCGCTTCGTGATCATCCCGATGACGCTGTTCTCCGGCACGTTCTTCCCCGTCGACCGGCTGCCCGGCTGGGTGCAGCCCCTGGCGTGGGTGTCGCCGCTGTGGCACGGCACCGAGCTGGCCCGCGCCGCGGCCGTCGGGGGCACGACGACCACCGTCGCGGTGGTGGGGCACCTGGCCTACCTGCTCGTGCTGCTCGTCGTCGGAACGGTGCTGGCGATGCGGCTGTTCACGCGGAGGCTGGCCCGGTGA
- a CDS encoding ABC transporter ATP-binding protein produces the protein MGDGPVWARGLRKRFGEFEAVRGIDVDVAPGEVFGFLGPNGAGKSSAMRMIACVSPRSGGELSVLGMDPDVDGPRIRARIGVVPQLDNLDTELSVRQNLQMYGRYFGLSRCQVRDKATELLEFARLTDRADEPVEPLSGGMKRRLTIARALVNDPELLLLDEPTTGLDPQARHLLWERLYRLKSEGVTQIITTHYMDEAEQLCDRLVVMDGGVIVAEGAPSELIARWSTREVLELRFAPEDRPAAGDFDGVVERVEDLPDRLLLYTGDGERAQAEIVRRGHRPLSTLVRRSSLEDVFLRLTGRRLIE, from the coding sequence GTGGGGGACGGACCGGTGTGGGCACGGGGTCTGCGCAAGCGCTTCGGCGAGTTCGAGGCGGTGCGCGGGATCGACGTCGACGTGGCGCCGGGGGAGGTGTTCGGCTTCCTCGGGCCCAACGGCGCGGGCAAGTCCTCGGCGATGCGGATGATCGCCTGCGTGTCGCCGCGCTCCGGCGGTGAGCTGTCCGTGCTGGGCATGGACCCCGACGTCGACGGCCCGCGGATCCGGGCGCGGATCGGCGTCGTCCCGCAGCTGGACAACCTCGACACCGAGCTGTCGGTCCGGCAGAACCTGCAGATGTACGGGCGCTACTTCGGCCTGTCCCGCTGCCAGGTCCGGGACAAGGCCACCGAGCTGCTGGAGTTCGCCCGTCTCACCGACCGCGCCGACGAGCCGGTCGAACCGCTCTCGGGCGGCATGAAACGGCGTCTGACGATCGCCCGGGCCCTGGTCAACGACCCGGAGCTGCTCCTGCTCGACGAGCCGACCACCGGTCTGGACCCGCAGGCCCGGCACCTGCTGTGGGAGCGCCTCTACCGGCTCAAGAGCGAGGGCGTCACCCAGATCATCACCACCCACTACATGGACGAGGCCGAGCAGCTCTGCGACCGCCTCGTCGTCATGGACGGCGGCGTCATCGTCGCCGAGGGCGCGCCGTCGGAGCTGATCGCGCGCTGGTCGACCCGGGAGGTGCTGGAGCTGCGTTTCGCCCCGGAGGACCGCCCCGCCGCGGGCGACTTCGACGGCGTCGTGGAGCGGGTGGAGGACCTGCCGGACCGGCTGCTGCTCTACACCGGCGACGGGGAACGGGCCCAGGCCGAGATCGTCCGGCGGGGGCACCGGCCGCTGTCCACACTGGTGCGCCGGTCCTCGCTGGAGGACGTGTTCCTGCGCCTGACCGGGCGGAGGCTGATCGAGTGA
- a CDS encoding alpha/beta fold hydrolase — MSEDFTTVGDIRICHESFGSPEDPMVVLVMGLGLSLDWWREGFCRALAGRGFHVVRFDNRDVGRSTHVRGPGISAWGFVTRRATPVYTLGDMADDVGGLIAALDPRGAHVVGASLGSMVAQEVAIRHPSLTLSLTSIMGRPGDGRTGKVSWRMVPEFLRPPSSDPVESMVASFRRIGSEGRTAADDEDVRVTMRRSSARETGDGTGGGRQLAACVGERDRTADLGRLTCPALVFHGLADRVIQPSGGRATAAAIPAAELVEVPGMGHDLPQRIWPDLIEAIHRTADRATRPAAG, encoded by the coding sequence ATGAGCGAGGACTTCACCACCGTCGGCGACATCCGGATCTGTCACGAGTCGTTCGGCTCACCCGAGGATCCGATGGTCGTGCTGGTCATGGGCCTGGGCCTGTCGCTGGACTGGTGGCGCGAGGGGTTCTGCCGTGCCCTGGCCGGGCGCGGGTTCCACGTCGTGCGGTTCGACAACCGCGACGTCGGCCGCTCCACCCACGTCCGCGGGCCGGGGATCAGCGCGTGGGGTTTCGTGACGCGGCGGGCGACGCCGGTCTACACCCTCGGGGACATGGCCGACGACGTCGGCGGGCTGATCGCCGCGCTCGACCCGCGCGGGGCGCACGTGGTCGGCGCATCGCTGGGCTCGATGGTCGCCCAGGAGGTCGCGATCCGGCACCCGTCGCTCACGCTGTCGCTGACCTCGATCATGGGACGGCCCGGGGACGGGCGGACCGGCAAGGTCTCCTGGCGGATGGTGCCGGAGTTCCTGCGCCCGCCCTCGTCGGACCCGGTGGAGAGCATGGTCGCCTCGTTCCGCCGGATCGGCTCCGAGGGACGCACCGCAGCCGACGACGAGGACGTGCGCGTCACGATGCGCCGCTCGTCGGCCCGCGAGACCGGTGACGGCACGGGCGGCGGACGTCAGCTCGCGGCCTGTGTCGGCGAGCGCGACCGCACCGCCGACCTGGGCCGTCTGACCTGCCCGGCGCTGGTGTTCCACGGCCTCGCCGACCGTGTCATCCAGCCCTCCGGCGGGCGCGCCACCGCCGCCGCGATCCCCGCCGCGGAGCTGGTCGAGGTCCCCGGCATGGGCCACGACCTGCCGCAACGCATCTGGCCGGACCTCATCGAGGCCATCCACCGCACGGCCGACCGGGCGACGAGACCTGCCGCCGGCTGA
- a CDS encoding helix-turn-helix domain-containing protein, whose translation MLRFWRARRRVSQMDLALAAGVSTRHLSFVETGRSGASRELLGALAEELEIPLRERNALLLAAGFAPAYTERPLDDDAHAPVRGALEQLMAAHDPNPALVVDRWGDVVLAGAAVAPLLDGVDPDVLGPPTNVYRLSLHPRGLAPRIRNLAQWREHLLHRLERQVRVTADPRLTALLTEVRAYPSPDAASLPVPGGDVLLPLQLDHPAGALSFHSTMTTFGAPHDVTLAELAVETFLPADDATREALRHLAASRSGRP comes from the coding sequence ATGCTGCGGTTCTGGCGGGCCCGGCGACGGGTGAGCCAGATGGACCTGGCGCTGGCCGCGGGTGTGTCGACGCGGCACCTGAGCTTCGTCGAGACCGGCCGGTCCGGGGCCAGCCGGGAGCTGCTCGGCGCGCTGGCCGAGGAGCTGGAGATCCCGCTGCGCGAACGCAACGCGCTGCTGCTCGCCGCCGGGTTCGCCCCGGCCTACACCGAGCGCCCGCTCGACGACGACGCCCACGCGCCCGTCCGCGGGGCCCTGGAACAGCTGATGGCCGCCCACGACCCGAACCCGGCACTCGTCGTCGACCGCTGGGGCGACGTGGTGCTCGCCGGCGCGGCGGTCGCGCCGTTGCTCGACGGCGTCGATCCGGACGTCCTGGGCCCGCCGACGAACGTCTACCGCCTGAGCCTGCACCCCCGCGGCCTCGCCCCGCGGATCCGGAACCTGGCGCAGTGGCGCGAGCACCTGCTGCACCGCCTGGAACGCCAGGTCCGGGTCACCGCCGACCCACGCCTGACCGCCCTGCTCACCGAGGTCCGCGCCTATCCGTCACCGGACGCGGCGAGCCTGCCCGTCCCCGGCGGTGACGTGCTCCTGCCGCTGCAGCTCGACCACCCCGCCGGCGCGCTGTCGTTCCACTCGACGATGACGACGTTCGGCGCCCCGCACGACGTCACCCTCGCCGAGCTGGCCGTCGAGACGTTCCTCCCCGCCGACGACGCCACACGTGAGGCCCTGCGCCACTTGGCCGCCTCCCGCTCCGGGCGGCCGTGA
- a CDS encoding nuclear transport factor 2 family protein, producing the protein MTDFDDVARRYIDVWNETDPAARKEKVAALWTTGGTYTDPLADVAGHDGIDGFVAAAQSQLAGFEFRLLGPVDAHHDQARFRWEAGPAGTLGNGSEAPVVGFDVVVTDADGRLTQVHGFLDRSPA; encoded by the coding sequence ATGACCGACTTCGACGACGTCGCCCGCCGCTACATCGACGTCTGGAACGAGACCGACCCCGCCGCCCGCAAGGAGAAGGTCGCCGCGCTGTGGACGACCGGCGGCACCTACACCGACCCGCTCGCCGACGTCGCCGGGCACGACGGGATCGACGGGTTCGTGGCCGCGGCCCAGTCCCAGCTCGCCGGGTTCGAGTTCCGGCTGCTCGGCCCCGTCGACGCCCACCACGACCAGGCCCGCTTCCGCTGGGAGGCCGGCCCCGCCGGCACTCTCGGCAACGGATCCGAAGCCCCCGTGGTCGGCTTCGATGTCGTCGTCACCGACGCCGACGGCCGCCTGACACAGGTACACGGCTTCCTGGACCGCTCCCCCGCCTGA
- a CDS encoding dihydrofolate reductase family protein has translation MNQDERDAHVVTHEFRGPGGVGLGEHFGSLTDDPMADGMNNTPKYVVSTTLDSADAWQNSTLLGGDWVQRLRDIKASDGPDIGVSGSLTLVRALPAHGLLDELHLMVHPLVVGKGAKLFPDGTDGVGLTLLRSSALSTGVLHTVFGPAAS, from the coding sequence GTGAACCAGGACGAGCGCGACGCGCACGTCGTGACTCACGAGTTCCGCGGGCCGGGCGGGGTGGGCCTCGGGGAGCACTTCGGCTCCCTGACCGACGACCCGATGGCCGACGGCATGAACAACACCCCGAAGTACGTCGTGTCCACGACGCTCGACTCCGCCGACGCCTGGCAGAACTCGACGCTGCTGGGCGGCGACTGGGTGCAGCGCCTGCGCGACATCAAGGCCTCCGACGGCCCGGACATCGGCGTCTCCGGCAGCCTCACGCTCGTCCGGGCGCTGCCGGCCCACGGCCTGCTCGACGAGCTGCACCTGATGGTGCACCCGCTCGTCGTCGGCAAGGGCGCGAAGCTGTTCCCGGACGGCACCGACGGCGTCGGGCTGACGCTGCTGCGCTCGTCGGCGCTGAGCACCGGGGTGCTGCACACCGTCTTCGGCCCGGCCGCGAGCTGA
- a CDS encoding fatty acid desaturase family protein — MTATLDRPVIDTATVTDDVDRHPVRPSLQLVPSSRREDVEATTSLTPEQIEELGRRLDAIRDRVLAERGESDAAYIRKVISSQRALEIGGRALLFAGVLPPAWIAGTAMLSIAKIMENMEIGHNVMHGQWDWMRDPKIHSSTWEWDNVSLSAEWRNSHNYMHHTYTNVVGKDRDVGYGILRLSEEQKWNPYYLGNPVYNFLLSLFFQWGVALHDLEVEKVVQGQKPLSRVWEQVKSIGRKAAKQFTKDYVVFPALAGPFFLPVLAGNLTANLVRNVWSHAVIFCGHFPTGAVQFTEEQLEGETRGQWYVRQMLGSANLEGGTFFHLMTGQLSFQIEHHLFPDLPSNRYAEVAPEVRELCREYGLEYTTGSLGKQYLQVLRTINRLALPGGKR, encoded by the coding sequence ATGACCGCGACCCTCGACCGTCCCGTCATCGACACCGCGACCGTGACCGACGACGTCGACCGGCACCCGGTCCGTCCGTCGCTGCAGCTCGTCCCCTCCTCCCGCCGCGAGGACGTCGAGGCGACGACGTCGCTGACGCCCGAGCAGATCGAGGAGCTGGGCCGGCGACTGGACGCGATCCGCGACCGGGTGCTCGCCGAGCGCGGCGAGTCCGACGCCGCCTACATCCGCAAGGTGATCAGCTCGCAGCGCGCCCTGGAGATCGGCGGGCGTGCCCTGCTGTTCGCCGGTGTGCTGCCGCCGGCCTGGATCGCCGGCACCGCCATGCTCTCCATCGCCAAGATCATGGAGAACATGGAGATCGGCCACAACGTCATGCACGGCCAGTGGGACTGGATGCGTGACCCGAAGATCCACTCCAGCACGTGGGAGTGGGACAACGTGAGCTTGTCGGCCGAGTGGAGGAACTCGCACAACTACATGCACCACACCTACACCAACGTCGTCGGCAAGGACCGCGACGTCGGGTACGGGATCCTGCGCCTGTCCGAGGAGCAGAAGTGGAACCCGTACTACCTGGGCAACCCGGTCTACAACTTCCTGCTCTCGCTGTTCTTCCAGTGGGGCGTCGCGCTGCACGACCTCGAGGTGGAGAAGGTCGTGCAGGGGCAGAAGCCGCTGTCGCGGGTGTGGGAGCAGGTGAAGTCGATCGGTCGCAAGGCCGCGAAGCAGTTCACCAAGGACTACGTGGTGTTCCCGGCGCTGGCCGGCCCGTTCTTCCTGCCGGTCCTGGCCGGCAACCTCACCGCGAACCTGGTGCGCAACGTCTGGTCGCACGCGGTGATCTTCTGCGGGCACTTCCCGACGGGCGCGGTGCAGTTCACCGAGGAGCAGCTCGAGGGCGAGACCCGCGGGCAGTGGTACGTCCGGCAGATGCTCGGCTCGGCGAACCTGGAGGGTGGGACGTTCTTCCACCTGATGACCGGGCAGCTCAGCTTCCAGATCGAGCACCACCTGTTCCCGGACCTGCCCAGCAACCGCTACGCCGAGGTCGCCCCCGAGGTGCGTGAGCTCTGCCGCGAGTACGGCCTGGAGTACACGACGGGCTCGCTCGGCAAGCAGTACCTGCAGGTCCTGCGCACGATCAACCGCCTGGCCCTGCCGGGCGGCAAGCGCTGA